The following coding sequences lie in one Arachis stenosperma cultivar V10309 chromosome 5, arast.V10309.gnm1.PFL2, whole genome shotgun sequence genomic window:
- the LOC130981728 gene encoding uncharacterized protein LOC130981728 has protein sequence MDTMACNKGQHVRKAKKKQVKDELDRLKQAEKKKRRLEKALATSAAIISELEKKKQKKKEEQQRLDEEGAAIAEAVALHVLLGEDSEDSCKVVINDETCKTWNCDRNLDIFVGGERACFPHLYGGTWSVETRGWVTDAYRYGCKWGAAENGGWTFSSEPLGRNAHEKPLYEDATGWGRAGFSADLIAAQAVSSLQIAEADEERIIF, from the coding sequence ATGGATACCATGGCATGTAATAAAGGGCAACATGTGAGGAAGGCCAAGAAGAAGCAGGTGAAAGACGAGTTGGATCGTCTCAAGCAGGCTGAGAAGAAAAAAAGGCGCTTGGAGAAAGCTCTCGCGACGTCTGCCGCCATCATTTCCgaattggagaagaagaaacagaagaagaaagaggaacaacaaagacTAGATGAGGAGGGCGCTGCAATTGCCGAGGCCGTTGCTCTGCATGTTCTGCTCGGTGAAGACTCGGAGGATTCGTGCAAGGTTGTTATCAACGATGAAACATGCAAGACCTGGAACTGCGATCGTAATCTTGACATCTTCGTGGGTGGAGAGAGAGCTTGCTTCCCTCATCTATACGGCGGCACATGGTCTGTGGAAACAAGGGGTTGGGTCACTGATGCATACAGATATGGTTGCAAGTGGGGAGCTGCTGAAAATGGAGGGTGGACATTCTCATCAGAGCCTCTCGGGAggaatgcacatgaaaaaccaCTATATGAAGATGCAACAGGATGGGGGCGCGCCGGTTTCTCCGCTGATCTTATCGCCGCACAAGCAGTTTCGTCGCTGCAGATTGCTGAGGCTGATGAGGAAAGGATTATCTTCTGA